The segment atatggtaatttggctatacttgccaaatgggaggctactctttcttttcactctgggcggtgtaatgttttctgtaggacgctgtccaatcagcatacagcttcttccCCTTCCCtggccagcaacacagcgtgatcatatagtatatagcttccattcccgactgtgttttcaactggtgatacctcctgtTTCACAACTGAAACTGCTGttaccatatgaaagattagaatctcctctttcatatgccaccagaaccgctgttctaggtggtccacagccggagatatggctatttgaagtgatgccccctccctccagcctcagtctctcacactgtgtgaagcagcttcatgctgattggacagcgtcagaggctgtgaggaagctccacctcaGCAGAATCACTGGGGTTGACGCCCACATGGCTagcatagcctcatttgcatatttagaaaaaagctcataacttttaaaatgatacactttttgggacacaattttcactattattatcagtgtgaccgcgcctatcagattaggagatagggcattactaaactagtgatagATGCTCTTTAACTGTTGGGACACAGGCAAAGAATGTCTGTGTCCCATTGGTAAGGGGGTCGCAGGTTGTGCATCCTTGCCCTAAGGCAACATTGCAGGCATTACATGGACGTCAACTGAATACAATGGTCATCCATGCAATTCACAAAATTCTGCCAGACACAAGGtggatatataataaaatatagactgacCATAGAAAAGCGGAGGAGATACAAAGTAGGTTAAGTCTTCtaggaaataagaaaaaatgtCATACCTCCTCGAATTACTAAACCACATAAAGCATCGGGCTCCAGGGGACTTTTCACCTTTTTGTGTTTGATCAAGGTCTCCAGCTTCTTTGCAGCCAAGGAGTAAATCTCGGAGTCTTCAAGTCTCCCTACTAATACATAAACCATAAATTATATAAGGGCTTACAGGTCCGTACAATTCTATAGACGTGTTCACTAGTCCAAAAACCAAATCTAAACAACTGATAAACTTAACTTAAATGGGTccattggataggtgataagtgttagaTCGGCAGGTGTCCAACCACTGGGACCACTAGTAAAATTGGGGGGGCTTCAGTAGGCTATCTACCCCCAcaagcactgaggacagaacactttttttatatttttcctctttgcatcccggagTTTATAACTTGCTTACTTTTTGTtccacgtagctgtatgagactttgttttttgcgagttgtactttatgtaggtgccatttggtacatttacatgatCGTTTaatttatgtacatttttatttagccaaaaatgcagaaaaaaagccattCCGCTGcagtttattttttacagcgtacactaatcatcataaatgacgctatacatttattgtacagtcgtggcgataccaaatgtgtatgttactttgttttgggacttatattttgtaaagtttattaataccaaaaaaaaaatgtgcatgtgtgtattttatttttttctaaaggagttttccagtccctaaaaattgatggcctatcctcaggataggccatcaatagctgatcattcggggtctgactcccgggtgaagtgaatgggacaaggctgcaatactgtgaatcgccgctacatctgtgtcAACTATTCACaatgagcaagtagaaataaagGGGATGCATCACTCGtagcccccttcaaaacagctgattggctggggtcccgggagtcagacccgagtaatcagctattaatggcctatcctgaggcaaTGAATCGAAAAATAATCAAAAtctaaattcagcgcaattaatcgacatcatacctaagtatgccctaacaacaggaaaaatggtcagacagccctggggtccttcaatggaccctggactgtctggccatacaaggtaTGGATAtattgattgcgtcacagggattccctgtgacgcaatctacGGGAGGCCCCCTCTAATTTTCCCTTTGAATACCGCAATCGGTTTTGATTGCGACATTCAAAAGGTTTAATGGCGGAGAGATTTCTCTTATCTCCCCTGTTACGGCGGGGCCGCGGctttgtattacagccattgccccgatcCTGATTGTGCGCGCACACTTGTTCTACCTGATGCGGCAACGTAAAGTCCAATCAACAGGTTAAAGAACTAAATGCCTGCCTGTATAGTGCAAGATACAACCCTGGGCACCTTTGTCCAGTCTAGGACTGCCCTCCATAGTGAAGCTAGCCTTGGTTATCATGTCACGGGGGCTAAAGATTACCTGTACACAAGGCAGAATCCCACCCAGTACAGTTTGGCAATTAGGTTTGACTGCTAAAATCTCGGAATACAGAATGTTGAAAAATTTGCGGATAAATACTTCCAACAGCGGCTTATCTTCTAGAATAACATAAGgaatgggcatgttgaaatccaatatgCCCACTCCTCATCTCCTATGACCTCTACCGCCGGGGATAGTCGGGGGACCCTATGCACATGCATTAGTTTAAATATACAGGTGGGGCGCATTAAAAGATAGCAAAAGACgaataaatagaaaataatagattgaatacattcatacatttagtcTCCCGATCAGGAGAGCGATGTTCATCATAACACGATTTCACCGGCAGAAAGTCGGGCCGGGCAGGTTTGGAGTCTGCCGCCACAGCATTCTCTTTGTGCGGCTTTTTCTTCAGCAGCCTTTTAAAGGAGAAGGGACGACTTGACTTTTTTGGTGTCCCGTGCTTCTCATGAGTCTCTGATTCATAAGGTCTCTGCTCTTCTTCTGACAAAGAAAGTGTAGAGGATACCACAGTACAGGCAAGTAAGGGGTTAGGAGACTTGGGACGTTTCAAGGAATCCGCTTTGGCCGCAGCTTTTCCATGGTCGTCTAGTATAGCGTCAATAGAGTCTCTGGATTTACCGTGAATGCTTCCATACTTCTCCTTCGGTGTAccggccttctccttggcctggCTTTGTTTTTTCAGCAGCTTCTTAATGCTCGTTTGGAAACCATGTTTGGTCTCTTCAACCCGATTGATCTCCTCGTGTAGGGAACTCCAGGTACCCTGATACCCCAGAGAGGACTGCTCACCAAATGTTGGGCTCCTGCTCCTTTCATCTTTTTTATGCTCTTTGCTTTTTTTTCGATCtgactttttacttttctttagAAAAAATTCTTTACTTTCTTCATGGCTAAGA is part of the Rhinoderma darwinii isolate aRhiDar2 chromosome 10, aRhiDar2.hap1, whole genome shotgun sequence genome and harbors:
- the BCL2L12 gene encoding bcl-2-like protein 12; this encodes MDIIANPTNDDLSIIKVKAETKCVLEAFLKRSLSQDEGRHLGHVGRAYHDPKKYSHSHEESKEFFLKKSKKSDRKKSKEHKKDERSRSPTFGEQSSLGYQGTWSSLHEEINRVEETKHGFQTSIKKLLKKQSQAKEKAGTPKEKYGSIHGKSRDSIDAILDDHGKAAAKADSLKRPKSPNPLLACTVVSSTLSLSEEEQRPYESETHEKHGTPKKSSRPFSFKRLLKKKPHKENAVAADSKPARPDFLPVKSCYDEHRSPDRETKLGRLEDSEIYSLAAKKLETLIKHKKVKSPLEPDALCGLVIRGDNNNVTTDDRPADQDEVIQKLVALLQEQAVVINEKINKDPFLRNTLSRMSYGSFFRLAEVFTSEAEVEKNEEGSSVSPELTKIALTMELTRKVAGINSHAVHTLMGYSLQYMDMFVPWLQKQGGWEKIVSNGDISDLQID